The Ranitomeya variabilis isolate aRanVar5 chromosome 7, aRanVar5.hap1, whole genome shotgun sequence genome includes a window with the following:
- the LOC143785450 gene encoding gamma-crystallin 2-like has protein sequence MGKIIFYEDRNFQGRSYECSSDCSDLHSFFNRCNSIRVENGNWMLYEQPNFTGHQYFLRRGEYPDFQQWLGFNDSIRSCRIIPQQRGSYRIRIYEREDFRGESMEFVDDCSSVHERFNYHDIYSCNVLEGHWIFYEQPSYRGRQYYLRPGEYRRYTDWGSVNARVGSLRRVRENY, from the exons ATGGGAAAA ATCATCTTCTACGAGGACAGGAACTTCCAGGGCAGATCCTATGAGTGCAGCTCTGATTGTTCTGATCTTCATTCTTTTTTCAACCGCTGCAACTCCATTCGTGTGGAAAATGGAAACTGGATGCTGTATGAGCAGCCCAACTTTACTGGACACCAGTACTTCCTAAGGAGGGGAGAATATCCTGATTTCCAGCAGTGGTTGGGCTTCAACGACTCTATTAGGTCTTGTCGTATCATTCCTCAG CAACGTGGTTCCTACAGAATTAGAATTTACGAGAGAGAAGACTTCAGAGGAGAGAGCATGGAGTTTGTAGACGATTGCTCCTCAGTCCATGAGCGTTTTAATTATCATGACATCTACTCCTGCAATGTCCTTGAAGGACATTGGATCTTCTATGAGCAGCCAAGCTACAGGGGACGCCAGTATTACCTGAGACCTGGAGAGTACAGGAGATACACTGATTGGGGCTCTGTCAATGCCAGGGTTGGCTCTTTGAGACGTGTAAGGGAGAATTATTAA